DNA sequence from the Sulfurimonas sp. HSL3-7 genome:
TCGATGATGAAGAGGAGTTGTTTGCTGAACCGGAACCTGAATTGCCGCCATTGCCGAAATCCGTTTTGGACAATCTTAAAGAAGAGAAGAGCACACCGATGCTGGGAGCCCAACTCAGTGAGGAAGACAAGGAGTACCTGAAGGATCTTGAATTTAGCGATGATTATCTCTATGACCCACAGATCGCAGCAGATGAGCTTGGTCTTCCGGTTGATCTCATTGAAGAGTTTATTGGCGATTTCATCAAACAGGCGCATGAATTTAAAGAACAGCTTTTCAATGCTATTAAAAATGAAGATTTTGATACGATCAAAGTTCTTTCGCACAAACTCAAAGGGGTCGCAGCCAACCTTCGTATCGAGGACTCGTTTGAAGTTCTTAGAAATGTCAATGAATCTGCAGATGCCAAAGAGTGCGAGGCTAATCTGAAAAAATTCTATCTCACTATTGCCAAACTCGAAGGCAAAGATATAGAAGAGGTCAAATTTGAGCTTGATAAGCAAGAAGAGGAAGAAGAGTTATATGATCTAACCCCTAAATTTAACGAGCCGAATGTTGAAGAAGAGATTTTTCCAACGTTGGACCTTCCGGAGCTTGAACCGCAGGAAGATCAGGCCCCGGTCATCCAGGAACACATTGCAGAGCCTTCTATAGTTGAACCTGAACAAGATCAAACGTCTGACATCTATGACTTCGGATTGATACAGAAGGATACCGATGAACCTCTTATATTTATGGACAATGAAGATGAAGTCATCTCAGATATTCAGGATTTTGAACCTCAGACCGAAGCGAAAGAGACTGCACCTCTCCTCACTTTTGACATCAAAAGAGCTGCAGCAGAAATCGGACTGAGCACTGATCTTGTCACAGCACTGATTGACGACTATATTATTGAAGCAAACGAGATGAAGAACAAACTTACCGAAGCAGTCGAAGCTGATGATGCTATGCGCTGGAAAGGGTATGCGACCCAACTCAAAGGGGTGAGCGACAATCTCCGTATCAAAGACATCTCAGACACTCTTCTGAAGCTGATCAGCAGCACGGACAAAATCCAAGCAAAAGCCGTTATGAAAGAATTTTACGGCTTTATAAACCAACTTTAACAGGAGCTAAAAACTATGATAGCACTTAAAAACAGACTGCGTCTGATCAGTCTATTTCCTATTCTGATTCTCTTCGCGCTAGCAAGTTATTATGTATATAACGCATATGGAAGTTACCAGGCGGCAAAAGTCTTGCAAGCAAAACTGGATGAGAATCTCTTTTTAAATGACCTGATCCGTAACCTTTCACGTGAACGCGGTATGACCGTCATGTATCTGGGTAACCAGTCAGAGACAACGAAAAAATCATTGAATGCACAGCGCAACATTGTTGATGAGAAACTTGCCGCGTTTGACAAGCACCTTGCTCAGAATAAACTTTTGCATGATCACAGCGGCAAAACTGCGTGTGCTGCCTGTGAAAGTCAAAAAAATATTGATGAACGTTTTCGTGTTATTGCTGAAAAACGTGCAGAGATCGATGCCGGTGACCTTGAGTTTGGAGACATCTACGACACAATCTACGGTGCTGCTGAAAAGGAAGTACTACAAGAGCTGAGAACCATCGGGGCCTTCGAAGTGGATCCTGATATCGCTTCGCTTGCAAGTGCCTATATCAATATTCTTGATGCAAAACACTACACGGGGGACGAGCGTGACTTCATCAGTTACGCCCTTGCCCGTGCTACCCGATTTGATGCCGAAGAACTTAATATCTGGATTACCCTGATCGGTAAAGCTGACTCGATCAATTACGAAGGGGTACTGGACCCGGCTGTCAAAGCAGAACTTGCCGCTATCTTTAATGATGAAGACAATGCTGAACTTTTTGAAGATATCACGACGGAACGTGCCGAGATCATGCAAGCCGTCAATGACGGTCTCTACTCTACCGAATCAGGTATCTGGTTCACCATGTTATCAGAGAAGACAAACCTTCTCTCTGAAGCTGAGAAGGTCCTAATTGATGCAATGGGAGCACGTTCTAACGTTGTTCAAGAGAATGCGATACAGGTTCTTGCCATTGCAGTTGCGATTTGGGTTGCCTCCATTCTTCTTGCATTCCTGGCCATTGTTCTTTCCAATGATATCGCGCGTAACATCAAAAATCTTGAGTCGGTCCTTAACCGTGTTGCAGAAGATACGGCTGAAGAAGATACGGACCTTGCTCATAAAATCAATCTTGATACAGCAGATGGTACAGCACAGGCCTACGCGCTTCTTGAAAGTGTTATTGAGCAGACAAAACAAGAGACAGAAAATGCAAAAGAGGCTTCTGAAGCCAAATCAATGTTCCTTGCTAATATGTCCCATGAGATCCGTACACCGCTTAACGGTATCGTCGGATTTACGGAGCTGTTAAAAGACACTGATCTTCAAGAAGAACAGCGTGAATTTATCGACATTATCGAAAAAAGTTCTGAAAACCTTCTTGAGATTATCAATAACATTCTTGACCTTTCCAAAATCGAAAGTAATAAACTCGAAATCGAAGAGATCGTATTCAATCCTATTGAAGAGTTTGATTCTGCGGTTGAAGTCTACGGGGTCCGTGCTTCTGAGAAACATATTGACCTCGGCTGTTTTGTCGATCCTGAACTTGAGCGCCCTATCAAAGGTGACCCGACCAAACTTAAAGAGATCATTATCAACCTTCTCTCCAATGCGGTCAAATTTACGAGCAGCGGCGGTTCTGTTAATGTGGATATCCGTAAAGTTCCTATCGATGAGCCAAACCGCACGCGTATCCGATTCTCTGTAGAAGACAGTGGTATCGGTGTAACCGCAGAGCAAAAAGCGAATATCTTTGAAGCATTTGGCCAGGCAGATATTTCAACGTCACGTAAATATGGCGGTACCGGTCTCGGTCTAACCATTTCCAGCCGTTTTGTTGAACTTATGGGCGGTAAACTTGACCTTGAGAGTGAACCAGGCCATGGTACTACCTTCTTCTTTGAACTTGAATTTGAAGAGATCGAAACACTAAATGAATCAGTGAGCGGTACGTTCAGTTATATCAATGCATTGATCCTTGAATCTGACACCAAAGCTAAACGTCAAGAGACCTATCTTAAACAGTATCTTGACTTTTACGGTGTGAGCTATACAACATTTAAAGATATCACGGAACTTCAGAAGCTTGAACGTCAGATCAATTATGACATGCTTTTTGTAGACTATGATTACACCAGTGAGGATAATTTAGCGGAATTTGCCAAGACGCAAGAAGAGCTTATTCTGATTACCAAATCATATTACATGAAGAAAATCGACTCGATGGGTCTGGATATTTTTAAAGTCATGTACGAGCCTATGAACGGGACTAAGATCAAATCAATTCTTGAGTCCTTCGATCTGGAGTCCTTCAACAACAAAAAAGCTCAGAAGATCCGTCACAAAAAATTTGATGCGGAAACGTCAAAATTCAAAGCAAAAGCACTGGTTGCTGAAGACAATATCATCAACCAAAAACTGATCCGCCGCACATTGGAAGATCTCGGTCTTGATATCACGTTGGCCAATAACGGTCTTGAAGCCTTCGAAAAACGCAAAAACGGCAACTTTGATGTTATCTTCATGGATATTCAGATGCCGGTACTAGACGGTGTCGAAGCAACACAAGAGATCCTTGATTATGAAGAGGACTTCAACGTTCCGCATATTCCGATCATCGCCTTGACAGCAAACGCGCTCAAAGGCGACCGTGAACGTTTCCTTGAAGCAGGTA
Encoded proteins:
- a CDS encoding Hpt domain-containing protein; the encoded protein is MLIYDHNKEFVGIDDESLKLLGYSRFEDLLHEHKDVAELFVKKPGYIHNFTNFPWIDFILHAESEEAKVIIAGKSNAFSATIDITKLHLTKAPDEEAYLIKLKNVQNYQLDASERPAPTPPPIDLEAKSFNTPQEMPKAAAQPVIEAEPPVEQPPLTLDEDLFIKEEPIVEEETVMPFAPSKTPDDEEFDIFFDDEEELFAEPEPELPPLPKSVLDNLKEEKSTPMLGAQLSEEDKEYLKDLEFSDDYLYDPQIAADELGLPVDLIEEFIGDFIKQAHEFKEQLFNAIKNEDFDTIKVLSHKLKGVAANLRIEDSFEVLRNVNESADAKECEANLKKFYLTIAKLEGKDIEEVKFELDKQEEEEELYDLTPKFNEPNVEEEIFPTLDLPELEPQEDQAPVIQEHIAEPSIVEPEQDQTSDIYDFGLIQKDTDEPLIFMDNEDEVISDIQDFEPQTEAKETAPLLTFDIKRAAAEIGLSTDLVTALIDDYIIEANEMKNKLTEAVEADDAMRWKGYATQLKGVSDNLRIKDISDTLLKLISSTDKIQAKAVMKEFYGFINQL
- a CDS encoding nitrate- and nitrite sensing domain-containing protein translates to MIALKNRLRLISLFPILILFALASYYVYNAYGSYQAAKVLQAKLDENLFLNDLIRNLSRERGMTVMYLGNQSETTKKSLNAQRNIVDEKLAAFDKHLAQNKLLHDHSGKTACAACESQKNIDERFRVIAEKRAEIDAGDLEFGDIYDTIYGAAEKEVLQELRTIGAFEVDPDIASLASAYINILDAKHYTGDERDFISYALARATRFDAEELNIWITLIGKADSINYEGVLDPAVKAELAAIFNDEDNAELFEDITTERAEIMQAVNDGLYSTESGIWFTMLSEKTNLLSEAEKVLIDAMGARSNVVQENAIQVLAIAVAIWVASILLAFLAIVLSNDIARNIKNLESVLNRVAEDTAEEDTDLAHKINLDTADGTAQAYALLESVIEQTKQETENAKEASEAKSMFLANMSHEIRTPLNGIVGFTELLKDTDLQEEQREFIDIIEKSSENLLEIINNILDLSKIESNKLEIEEIVFNPIEEFDSAVEVYGVRASEKHIDLGCFVDPELERPIKGDPTKLKEIIINLLSNAVKFTSSGGSVNVDIRKVPIDEPNRTRIRFSVEDSGIGVTAEQKANIFEAFGQADISTSRKYGGTGLGLTISSRFVELMGGKLDLESEPGHGTTFFFELEFEEIETLNESVSGTFSYINALILESDTKAKRQETYLKQYLDFYGVSYTTFKDITELQKLERQINYDMLFVDYDYTSEDNLAEFAKTQEELILITKSYYMKKIDSMGLDIFKVMYEPMNGTKIKSILESFDLESFNNKKAQKIRHKKFDAETSKFKAKALVAEDNIINQKLIRRTLEDLGLDITLANNGLEAFEKRKNGNFDVIFMDIQMPVLDGVEATQEILDYEEDFNVPHIPIIALTANALKGDRERFLEAGMDEYTTKPLVRTELTSLLNHFLSDKIIDLADLEQGPESREEVAQEVQESEKEVAKVVEVAEAVQSPEEPVAEKEVQALDILLAKKSPIETKLFSMLLDELKCDYITSASFNVLLNDIKAKNPRMVLIDKEMADIDYAVLKETVDGLPNKTAIVMMVDPAAQENTEHNEIADEIINNLVNKDLLRLIVEKYTK